Proteins found in one Lycium ferocissimum isolate CSIRO_LF1 chromosome 6, AGI_CSIRO_Lferr_CH_V1, whole genome shotgun sequence genomic segment:
- the LOC132060990 gene encoding uncharacterized protein LOC132060990 has product MARTKHETLKKTMKKKVKPKGSDIAHPQLEWDDIFMVKLNGKKLYFGIREFVIVTQFERRHRQRFRRKLRGMASMNFHFFDQAKVPKKRLVRVFQDKSLIEDVATQPKSAKIVIRVTSWFVFDVKRWFVGDFLCFLWTHLSFLLVLLCKYCNSFCYEYI; this is encoded by the exons ATGGCCAGAACCAAACACGAAACATTAAAGAagacgatgaagaagaaagtCAAGCCGAAag GTTCAGACATAGCTCATCCGCAACTTGAATGGGACGATATTTTCATGGTTAAGTTGAATGGGAAAAAGCTTTATTTTGGTATTAGAGAATTTGTCATTGTGACACAGTTTGAAAGGCGGCATAGACAACGATTTCGTCGCAAACTCCGAGGCATGGCATCGATGAATTTCCACTTTTTTGATCAAGCCAAAGTACCAAAAAAGCGGTTGGTTAGGGTCTTTCAAGATAAATCTTTGATTGAGGATGTCGCGACCCAACCGAAAAGTGCAAAAATAGTTATTAGAGTAACTAGCTGGTTTGTGTTTGATGTAAAAAGATGGTTTGTTGGTGACTTCTTATGTTTTCTTTGGACCCATCTTAgttttttgcttgttttgttaTGCAAATATTGTAATTCATTTTGCTATGAATATATCTAA